In the Ornithodoros turicata isolate Travis chromosome 5, ASM3712646v1, whole genome shotgun sequence genome, TTCGGTTATAATTAGGCACAGCTATGTATGTAATTCGTCGGGGCTCGATTAGTTCAAGTGCCGCCAACTACGTGAAGGTACAAGAAGTAAAAAAATGCATATTTTACCTTCTAATTGAGTAGCTCAAGTTTTTGTTTAATAGTCCCTGTATCGTTATAGTCTCTGATACGAATCATACCCTCGGAAAATAGTGTACGTCCCAACATGGCACGCCAAGGAGGGCAGACGGAGTTCTTCTCTAGTGCTCATTTTAACCAGAGAGGACGCTACCGAAGGGTAAAAAACAGAGCCGCCGTCTATTTAAAGGCATTTTAATACACGGCTCTGACATAAATCACGTTGTGCCACATACATTTTAAAAGCAGAAATACCACTTTGCGCTATTCCCTCCTAACATGAGCAAAACATACTTAGTTTTCCTGCATATATCCCTGTACAGAGCTCTGTCGTATTTCCTTTTGCTATGCACCTTACTTTAGCTGATGAGCAAAAAGCATGcaaaattgtaaaaaaaaatatatatatatatcgagcATGAGAAACGAGGTCATAGGATGTCGCTTAGGAGAGCAGACAAGGATGCCAAATACTACAAGAGTCTGACATGCTGGGAGTCTCCGAAGTCAGGTAATTACaagtttgtttctttatttatcGGTTATTAGAACTCTATGCAGGTTTgtacaaatatatatattagaACAGTTGGCCGTGTATATTAGAACGTATATATTAGACAGTTGGCAGTCTACTCTATGCAGGTATTgtacaaatatatatattagaACAGTTGGCCGGTCTTTGGACTATATTGTCATATCATCACTGTCATGACTGTCCCCTGTCATCATCACCTTGCCCTCATTCATTTATTGTCGTTCTTCTTGTTCGGCTATTGTGAAGCACAGTAATGTgttggaagggagttgcctcaggacagaagccgccgatatttcgaacagagactattcttcttctgggcccagaagaagaacagactctgttcgaaatagAGCTAGAAATAGATCTAGTTCCTAGAGCTGAAAGAAATAGATTAAGCGCGATGTAACAAGCAAACATTTGGCGCGAACGCATTGACACTCCACCAAAGCATTAACATTAGTTGAACGTCAAACTACTCCAGAATTCTACAGTTATGGCGCTCTGGTTCTTCCATTTCAGACATTGTGACTGCGCTCCCTCAGGGTAAGTGCATGCATGCAGAAAAGAATAAAGTCCAGACACAAAACCAAAGCTGTAGGTCATCATGCAGGTAAGTGACAGCAGGATCCGAAACATAGACgttaaaagctgcaaaaaaacataaaacagGCTCTCAAGGCGACGATTGAGCTCTGAGGCAGGACGAGACTTCGACTTCTTTGACAATTTTTACAAAATTTTCTAGACAAACTTCACAAAATTTGTAGACCAAGTTCGCATCATGAAGTCTCCAACAGATCAGTGGGCTTCTTGTTTTTGGTACTCCGATTCCAATACTGAAGAgcgaaaaaaaagcacacacacaaaaaaaaaatacacacagCTGAGCTGGTAGCAATTAGGACTCTTCAGATTCGGCATATATTGGTgtcatctttttttcttatcaTTTATGCGGGTAAAAATTCGACTAAGAAGTCGATGTCTCTCGAGATGAATTCAAGGCTATTCGAAGGAATATCGACGAAGCGGTAACCGAGCAGGAGACGGTGTTGCCAAATGAATACTCTTCTTGATGACTTTCACTTGTTCCCTCTTCGAAGGATGCCGAGCGCAGGAGGAGGGAGGCTGAGGAAGCCCACAGGAGGCTCAAGGAAGTACGTGCGATAATAACAATTTCTCTAGCGTAATATTATCAAttcatatacatatatacaaatGAAGATACTATGAGCGTATAGTGTTGGCCCACGGCAGCGTATACGCGTTTCCAGAACTTACGAATACATTTCAAAGCGCAATGCAGCGCAAACACTCCAGATGAAAATATCCTTGCGATAGCACAAGTAAGTATGTAGAGTAGCGCTGTTCGAtgttccctaggttttccgtaGTCCCCCTTAGACTCCCCCTTAGACTACGTCAGCCCACGTGATGCTGTAGCGTTTTAACTCACGTAACCCTTTTTATGCACGTGTATTTGGAATGGCCTGTCTTGATCCGCTGTGTGTGTCGTTCTCCACTGCTGTCTaacttttctctcttttctaaTTTCTACTTCCCACTAACTTTTTCTAATTTAGTTTCCTTCTCGGTGTGAAGTTATGTCTTTCGTTTCAAGCTTTATTCACGAATGTTTCGTTTTTGTGATGTGTTCTTTTGCGGGAACTGCGTAATACATTAAACACCGCAGGAGAGCCTCTGCAAGAATATTAAAAGAACAGAGTGCAAACTGCTCTAACTTGCTTCGTTCTttatttccttttatttttgttcaaaaTCTAACTGCGTTCGGACTGCTTTTAAGCATATGATGCGTGACTAGCACATTTTATTCAAGTTATGAAGAAGCTTTTCAGCGGAAAGTTTGGCGTTACCCTAACAGCTCAGAATGGCAGCATCAagtggccatgaagacgaatTATTCGTGCATCTGTTACACACAAAAGTTTTACGTGTTCTTTCTTTCAAGTTTTTATAGTATCTAAACTTTCTAAGCCGGTCAACGTAATTTATCCTCCCGGGAGATTTCAAATTTAGACGCGCCATTCACACTGATCTCTCCACTTCCCAAAATATCGCAATCTGTAAATCTAACCGTATATTCACACgtgcgacatcctcacggaatattctagtggaagaaaaagcgagaaCACTGCTCACAGTGCCGAAGTTCCGACCCGTATTATGTTGAGAATTCACACGGTGTGGAACATCGTGAGTGGCTTACGGCGCATTTCGCAGATGACACCGCCAGCGTgtttccctgtcgtctgctacggaatatcttgtggctgtgtagcaggatattccacacggcTAGCAGTGTCACAATCTGTAAAACTAAGCGACTTCTGCATGTGCAGCTTTCATCTTATTTAGATTATTTTTAAGCGAATATCTTATGGGTGTGTAGGAAGAGAGGAGAAAGATGGAAGACAAGGAGCGCAAGAAGGCCGAGGTGCGAAAGCGCCTCGAGGAAGCCGCCAAGGCAAAGAAATCCGGTGGCAAGAAGGGCTTCATGACTCCCGAACGCAAGAAGAAGCTCAGGGTGAGATATTTTTTTTAACAAGTGCAGGGGAGTTCCTCCGGGGCAGAATCCCTGCCTCGCCTACTATGGGTGAGAAGGGAAGTCTGGGAGACCATTTTCTCAGAAGGCTTCAGAATTACACAACAGCAGCTATATGATggtgggtggggtggggtgatgtAGGTGGGGTCAGCCTGCTCTAACAGCAGCTATAACACGTACGACTACACTCCTTTTTGGTGTAAGTTTCACACCCAAGGGTGTTTTCGAACACACCCTTCACAACAATGCGTTCTATAATAAAAAACACCGTTTCAAAAGGTGCATTATACAAAAACACAGGTGTGTATTCCATTCAAATCACCATTTCTTCTGATGTTTTGAATCGAATAcacctatgaaaaaaaaagtgtgttctGTATAATGCACCTGTTGCAAGCGTGTTTTTTTATATAGAATACACTGTTGTGAAGTGTGTAAAAAGGTGTCCGTAAGAGGACAAGCTGTTCGCACACGAGGCGTAAAAAGTTCACTGTGAACAGCGCATATATGTGAACAAACTATATATATTTGGCGTATAAACTACACTTAAGGTAGAAATATCAGTGCAAATAACTTTGCGGCGAACTCTGCTGATGCCGCGACAAGGCGAGTGATGAAGATTCAACGCGGTTAGTGTCCTCTGTTGTCTCGTCTGCTGACAGATAAATTGCCCTCGTCTCCGTTCAAAGACGACATTGACGTCGATTAATGTCATGTAGATGCTGCTGAGGAAAATGGCAGCTGAGGAGCTGAAGAAGGAACAGGAAAGGAAAGCTGAGGAGCGTAAGAAGATCATTGCTGAACGTGTAGGTGCCCCAAAGCCCCTGGACAGCGCCAACGAAGGTATGGAGAGAGGCCCGCTACTTCACCTTATCATGTTAACTTTATGACTGATAATCAAGGTATCATGTCAATGATATACATATACAACTTTAAATCCACTacacattttacaatacgctAGTCAAGCTAGAAGAAAGGAGTGTCTGTCACTCTCGACCCTCGGACCTTAATGTAATTTTTATGTCCTGCCTCAATATTACTGTGCTGCGTGGAACAGACTTTATGAAACAGTAACTTTAACAACAAAGGCGGATCAGTTCCATGttagatgtaaaaagaaaaacgggaaaaatgatTAGTTGTTTAGGAACACCAGCACTGATTTTTTAGTTGCTCACAGCTATTTCGTAGACTTGTGTGTACATGCCATATCATTTAGACTTTGGCTGGAGATTGAGTGGCCCAGGATCAGCAACTTGTCATTGCAATACCCCACTTAATATGTTTATGTCTCTGATATGTACTCGATCAACTCCAGCTGAACCTCAAATGATCTGGTCTCGTATCTTCATGTAAGCGCTTCATTTTCCCTCACATTTCTGCTgtcgtattttccggtgtaaaACGCGCGCCAAAGGAGAATTCCCTGCACACCGTCTACTGATATGTTCCAAGGTTCCAGAGGGAAATTAACTATTGAGTGTTCAAACGGTAATTTCCGTGGAGATGTCGTATGTCAAATAGGCCTTCTCATTGGCTTTCTTACAAGGCTTCTTTCTTCAAGCCCACTTGCAGGGcgctccgccccccccccctacccctAGGCGCGTCCTGGTTTTCTTCATGACTGAAACCACAGGTGGCTGCAGGACGTTTAAGGGCATGTGGGACGTCATACACCGGAACATACGATGGCTTTCGATCCACCGCCATTCGCCTTTCCGGTCTTCCCTACAACCACAGCACTTTATCCACACAGACCCGTAACGTTTCTTGCTAATGTAGGGTAGCATGCATTCCATGTAATCCCTTCCGTGCACAGCCACTCTTCAGGGCATCCTCAAACAGTATCACCAACGGATAGCGTCACTGGAAGACGTCAAGTACGACCTGGAGTATGAAGTCAGGCAGAAAGATTTCCTGGTACGATTTCGCAGCGACACGGGCTTCGCTCACAGGGCACGCTGCTTGCTTATGCACAATCATAAGGCGCTCACACTCGGACAAATCACAATTTCGCAACGAAAGCAGGGCGAGACATTATACTGTTGTCATTCCGGCAGGAATACACGTTATTGGATTACACATGACTACTGTAAGGATACAGACTCGCGACATTATTTGCCCCAATTATGCCCCAGTTATTCAATTATTTGCCGCCTAATGCGTTATACCCTTCTTTGGGCATGTCACCAACtatacaaaaaacaaaaaaaaagaaccaaaACAGACAAATCAGAACTGAAACGGAAACCACCGTAGCTGTTCTTTATGCTACGACAAGCGATGCGAGTAGGAACTAGGTAACATAGCCTCCATGTACACTTCAAAGCACATAAGTTACCAACATTTAGCGACACAAGTTCTCCTTTCGCATCTGCTCTTCTCTGAGAACAACAAACACGGCGGATACCTCGGTAGTCGCGGAGTTTCAATTCGTCCATAGACTAATAACGCTTATTGCTTTGTTGCTTGTTATATACTGCTGGTTTTCTGCGAATGACGCTTGGTTTTTCTGCCTGATGCTACATCCCTTTTTTGCATCAGCTAGCATTTTGCTTGCAGGAGTTCTTTAaggttttttttgtgtgtgtacgtTTTGACTCCTTTTTTCACTAAAGCGTCACTTTCGACGAGCTTTTTGTGGCGTCTTCAGTTTCAGCTCTGCCTTCATACCATGACTGACTGATGGCACCAGTTTCACAGGAATACCTTCCCTTGCTATGCTTCAGTTTTATTCATCCTCAGAACCAATTTCACACTTCAACCCTTCATTGAGCAGCTACCCGATCTTTGCTTCCCAGAAACTTATTCCTGAATCCCCTCCTTTTTGACCATTAAACCGATGCTTGTAACATAGGACCGGGATGTTATCTGCTAGAAAATGCAAATGTCGCACGGCGTTGATAGATGGAGCGCGGGGCCGACTGTTGTCTGCCAATATGGCTCGCAGAGTGCTCGTTTTAGAGATCCCGTTGGAACGGTGCATAACCAATGGGTGCGTTAAGCTGCGCCCCCAGAGCTCAGGGAGTGCGCTCCGTTTTACTAAACGGTGTCACTCCTTTTCTCGAGCGTGGCGCTCTTAATGAACCCTTACGGTCCAGCTTGTAGGTCGGACCGCGTATGTGCTGCTCCTGCTCCGTGACGTATGGAGGAAGGGGAGGCCGGAAAACCAATAAGCCGCCTTGGAAACTTCGTCGGGGCGCGCATCGCGCTCGTGGCTATGAAAGACCGTTTAGTAGAGGGACCGGAGTGCGAGGAACAAAGTACACCGAGCACGTTGGGTAGAGCCGCTATTTAACGCGCCCAGTGTCTTCGAAACAACTATAGTTTCTGGTTGGGTAACGAATAATTGTCGTCCGATAGCAAACACAACTATCGCACAACAGCGCGGAGTGGTATGCCGCTACAGAACTATCATCTGCTACGTTCACTGCATATGGGCGCTCGACCGGAAGACGCAGGCGAGAAGCTGCTTCAAAAAATTCTCACACAAttatgacgaaaaaaaaaagcattctaACTCGCCTTCGTTGTATGCGACGCCAACAAGCTAGCAGACAATCCAGTCTGCGCATGTTGAGACGATAGCGGTCCTGTGCTGCTTGCATTGTATCATTGCTGGAACCCCCGCTGCTCGAACCAACCACGAACGTATATACTAAATGCATAATGAGCGACGCAGTAACGGTCTTTTGTTTTTCCTGTGCTTTTTCTGCTTTGACACCATGCAGCAACGCTTCAGGCAATCTGCAAAGAATACCACGACCGCTTGGTCAAACTTGAAGGCCAGAAATACGACATTGAGTACATTGTCAGACAAAAAGACTACGAGGTTAGTAACAGGCATGCATGCACACATTACAAGCCAAAAGGGGGCGCTACTGCACGGCAAATGCTGCAATCTAATGTGTGTGCATGTGAAACACGTGTCATATTGTTCGTATACATTTTTAGTGTTCATTGTTGTATGTTGTAGCAATACTCAAGAACTGCCCATAGCAACAGGAGTTAAACCTGCAGTCATATAGAAAATTAATGAAAAAAGATTTTGTCGCACAATGCTGCGCCGCATTTAGTAACACCGGATAATCTTGTCGAGAATCCTCAGCGGATTTGATGAAGCAGGGATTTTCTATTAAAGTCGCATTATTGGAAGACGAGAAAATCGACTGCCCTTTGTGGGAACCTTTTGCTAGAATACCTTCATGGGCGGTTTTTCAAGAAATTAGGCTTATtaaaacaaaaaataagaaaggtCGCGTGGTGATATTACAAGTGTCTTGTTGGCGTTTATAAGATGTGTCGTATACTATTCCCGTAGTGAAATGTTTGATATCAGGTGCAGAGTAAGGTCATGGGCACTTGCCCCACATCATTAGTTGAGAGTGCATGcatactatacactcttaaaacaaacttcgccgcatagccaatgacatcgttctggcCCCTGACTGGTTAAGAGCGATAcgtgtacgcctttctgtgaaaCTTACATTAATTGCAGTTATGCGTAAACGTTAATTGAGGGATAACGGTATCACTTTGCGCGATAGTTGGGCTTCAGcatgctatgtagtgaagttggTGAAggccggctctgctgtctgcaTGGgcgctttccctgggttttcctcggacgttttaagacaaatgtcggcacagttcgctgtgaagtcagcccaggacgcacggtccCCCTGCGATAGTTGCCCGTATAAGTTGGGCCGACTGCGGCCAGcacctgttttaagagtgtagcatgtCACAGGCCATGTAGTTATGGACGTTTATCGTGTAGCCATCAGTCACATAAAAGGGATTTGTTATCACACAAAGGGCAAGACACTTGTTGAATTTGAAAATCCGCATAATGTACGCATACAAAATGGACACGCACGCAAGGCTTATCGAAGAGGACTTTTTAACCGTGTTTTTTCCCTACAACCCTGATATAGATCAACGAGCTTACAATCCAGGTGAATGACCTCC is a window encoding:
- the LOC135394175 gene encoding troponin I-like, which produces MEDKERKKAEVRKRLEEAAKAKKSGGKKGFMTPERKKKLRMLLRKMAAEELKKEQERKAEERKKIIAERVGAPKPLDSANEATLQGILKQYHQRIASLEDVKYDLEYEVRQKDFLINELTIQVNDLRGKFVKPALKKVSKFDKLKIQAKANTEVDFRSSLKSVKKDTFKLDEENKARPEWALGGKKEAEE